From the genome of Symphalangus syndactylus isolate Jambi chromosome 5, NHGRI_mSymSyn1-v2.1_pri, whole genome shotgun sequence, one region includes:
- the LOC134736628 gene encoding golgin subfamily A member 8S-like isoform X3, with the protein MMAEETRQSKLAVAKTKFKEYWQRNSCRVTAGAKRNRKTNGSIPETATFGGCQSPGDSATGFHGEGPTSSATLKDLESPCQEPAVVWDSRSIKVNELKNTIESLKQQNKELEHQLEEEKKENKKRHQAEWGLKLQIAVLNTEKNELHTDLCRTKGVLRHFEEESKDLAGHLQCSSQCIGELERALSAVATRQKKDINRNFSLFTIQFSSRSRELSWWRLKKSTEEKARLKTQLTRLKELLTQVQSERDQYACQIEGERARWQQSMSKMSQEIDTLKISKNLYTHRVEELQSKLKNQMAEPLPPEPPAVPSEVELQHLRKQLERVAGELQAQVEKNQRASLLNWVQDQSLRKQEERLQEQQKKLQQLAKPQSVFKELNNENKSTLHLEQQVKELQEKLGKELLEAASKQNQQLTTQFGLMALPGEGDGGEPRPMPSVPEDLESGEATISFMDHLEEKADLSELVKKQEIRCHQKIHHLLKEPGRHAKDAALGGGDHEAGPGQEGDEGEAAGAAADGIGACGNYNNGHRKFLAAAQNPADEPGPGAPAPQELGAADKHGDLCEVSLTTSAQGEAREGPPCDNPTAQPIVRDHQEHPGLGSIGCLPFFCWAWLPRRRR; encoded by the exons ATGATGGCAGAAGAAACTCGACAGAGCAAATTGGCTGTAGCCAAGACAAAG TTTAAAGAATATTGGCAGAGAAACAGCTGTAGAGTTACAGCAGGAGCAAAGAGGAACAGGAAAACAAATGGCAGTATCCCTGAGACAGCCACTTTTGGTGGTTGCCAGTCACCTGGGGAT TCAGCAACAGGTTTCCACGGGGAGGGCCCTACATCATCGGCTACCCTGAAGGATCTGGAG AGCCCGTGCCAAGAACCAGCAGTAGTCTGGGATTCAAGGTCCATAAAAGTCAATGAACTGAAGAACACCATCGAATCTTTG aaacaacagaataaagaattgGAACATCAACTGGAAGAA gaaaagaaagaaaacaagaagagaCACCAGGCCGAATGGGGGCTAAAA CTTCAAATCGCGGTATTGAACACCGAGAAAAATGAGCTCCACACGGACCTGTGTCGGACAAAAGGTGTTCTCAGACACTTTGAAG AAGAGTCCAAGGATCTGGCAGGCCACCTGCAATGCTCATCACAGTGTATTGGGGAGTTGGAGCGGGCTCTCTCTGCTGTCGCCACCAGACAGAAGAAGGATATCA ATCGAAACTTCTCACTCTTCACCATCCAGTTCTCGAGCCGCAGTAGAGAACTTAGCTGGTGGCGGTTAAAGAAATCCACAGAGGAGAAGGCACGGCTGAAAACACAGCTAACACGG TTGAAGGAGTTGCTGACCCAAGTCCAGTCAGAACGAGATCAATATGCTTGCCAAATAGAAGGAGAGAGGGCCCGGTGGCAGCAGAGTATGAGCAAAATGTCGCAGGAG ATTGACACATTGAAAATCTCAAAAAATCTCTATACGCATCGGGTAGAGGAGCTGCAGTCCAAACTCAAAAATCAGATGG CTGAACCCTTGCCCCCGGAGCCCCCAGCAGTGCCCTCTGAGGTGGAGCTGCAGCACCTGAGGAAGCAACTCGAGAGAGTGGCAGGAGAGCTCCAGGCCCAGGTCGAAAAGAATCAGCGCGCAAGTCTCCTGAACTGGGTCCAAGATCAGAGCCTTCGGAAGCAGGAGGAGAGGCTTCAGGAACAGCAGAAGAAGCTTCAGCAGCTGGCCAAGCCACAGAGCGTCTTCAAGGAG ctgaacaatgagaacaagagCACCCTGCATTTGGAGCAGCAAGTAAAGGAGCTACAGGAGAA gctggggaaggag CTCCTGGAAGCTGCCAGCAAGCAGAACCAGCAGCTAACAACCCAGTTTGGCCTCATGGCTCTCCCTGGAGAAG GAGATGGAGGAGAACCTCGGCCCATGCCGAGCGTCCCAGAGGACCTGGAGAGCGGGGAGGCCACG ATCAGCTTTATGGACCACCTGGAGGAGAAGGCAGACCTGAGTGAGCTGGTGAAGAAACAAGAAATACGATGCCATCA GAAAATCCATCACCTTTTAAAAGAGCCAGGGCGCCATGCCAAAGATGCGGCACTGGGAGGAGGAGATCATGAGGCTGGCCCAGGACAGGAAGGAGATGAAG GTGAAGctgctggagctgcagcagaTGGTATCGGGGCCTGTGGCAACTACAACAATGGGCACAGAAAATTCCTGGCCGCTGCCCAGAACCCTGCTGATGAGCCCGGTCCAGGAGCCCCAGCCCCCCAGGAGCTTGGGGCTGCAGACAAGCATGGTG ATCTTTGTGAGGTGAGCCTCACCACCTCTGCGcaaggagaggccagggagggtcCTCCCTGTGACAACCCTACTGCACAACCGATCGTGCGGGACCACCAGGAGCACCCAGGCTTGGGCAGCATTGGCTGTCTTCCATTCTTTTGCTGGGCTTGGCTGCCGAGAAGAAGGAGataa
- the LOC134736628 gene encoding golgin subfamily A member 8S-like isoform X1: MMAEETRQSKLAVAKTKFKEYWQRNSCRVTAGAKRNRKTNGSIPETATFGGCQSPGDSATGFHGEGPTSSATLKDLESPCQEPAVVWDSRSIKVNELKNTIESLKQQNKELEHQLEEEKKENKKRHQAEWGLKLQIAVLNTEKNELHTDLCRTKGVLRHFEEESKDLAGHLQCSSQCIGELERALSAVATRQKKDISFSSRSRELSWWRLKKSTEEKARLKTQLTRLKELLTQVQSERDQYACQIEGERARWQQSMSKMSQEIDTLKISKNLYTHRVEELQSKLKNQMAEPLPPEPPAVPSEVELQHLRKQLERVAGELQAQVEKNQRASLLNWVQDQSLRKQEERLQEQQKKLQQLAKPQSVFKELNNENKSTLHLEQQVKELQEKLDEELLEAASKQNQQLTTQFGLMALPGEGDGGEPRPMPSVPEDLESGEATISFMDHLEEKADLSELVKKQEIRCHQKIHHLLKEPGRHAKDAALGGGDHEAGPGQEGDEGEAAGAAADGIGACGNYNNGHRKFLAAAQNPADEPGPGAPAPQELGAADKHGDLCEVSLTTSAQGEAREGPPCDNPTAQPIVRDHQEHPGLGSIGCLPFFCWAWLPRRRR; encoded by the exons ATGATGGCAGAAGAAACTCGACAGAGCAAATTGGCTGTAGCCAAGACAAAG TTTAAAGAATATTGGCAGAGAAACAGCTGTAGAGTTACAGCAGGAGCAAAGAGGAACAGGAAAACAAATGGCAGTATCCCTGAGACAGCCACTTTTGGTGGTTGCCAGTCACCTGGGGAT TCAGCAACAGGTTTCCACGGGGAGGGCCCTACATCATCGGCTACCCTGAAGGATCTGGAG AGCCCGTGCCAAGAACCAGCAGTAGTCTGGGATTCAAGGTCCATAAAAGTCAATGAACTGAAGAACACCATCGAATCTTTG aaacaacagaataaagaattgGAACATCAACTGGAAGAA gaaaagaaagaaaacaagaagagaCACCAGGCCGAATGGGGGCTAAAA CTTCAAATCGCGGTATTGAACACCGAGAAAAATGAGCTCCACACGGACCTGTGTCGGACAAAAGGTGTTCTCAGACACTTTGAAG AAGAGTCCAAGGATCTGGCAGGCCACCTGCAATGCTCATCACAGTGTATTGGGGAGTTGGAGCGGGCTCTCTCTGCTGTCGCCACCAGACAGAAGAAGGATATCAGT TTCTCGAGCCGCAGTAGAGAACTTAGCTGGTGGCGGTTAAAGAAATCCACAGAGGAGAAGGCACGGCTGAAAACACAGCTAACACGG TTGAAGGAGTTGCTGACCCAAGTCCAGTCAGAACGAGATCAATATGCTTGCCAAATAGAAGGAGAGAGGGCCCGGTGGCAGCAGAGTATGAGCAAAATGTCGCAGGAG ATTGACACATTGAAAATCTCAAAAAATCTCTATACGCATCGGGTAGAGGAGCTGCAGTCCAAACTCAAAAATCAGATGG CTGAACCCTTGCCCCCGGAGCCCCCAGCAGTGCCCTCTGAGGTGGAGCTGCAGCACCTGAGGAAGCAACTCGAGAGAGTGGCAGGAGAGCTCCAGGCCCAGGTCGAAAAGAATCAGCGCGCAAGTCTCCTGAACTGGGTCCAAGATCAGAGCCTTCGGAAGCAGGAGGAGAGGCTTCAGGAACAGCAGAAGAAGCTTCAGCAGCTGGCCAAGCCACAGAGCGTCTTCAAGGAG ctgaacaatgagaacaagagCACCCTGCATTTGGAGCAGCAAGTAAAGGAGCTACAGGAGAAGCTGGACG AGGAGCTCCTGGAAGCTGCCAGCAAGCAGAACCAGCAGCTAACAACCCAGTTTGGCCTCATGGCTCTCCCTGGAGAAG GAGATGGAGGAGAACCTCGGCCCATGCCGAGCGTCCCAGAGGACCTGGAGAGCGGGGAGGCCACG ATCAGCTTTATGGACCACCTGGAGGAGAAGGCAGACCTGAGTGAGCTGGTGAAGAAACAAGAAATACGATGCCATCA GAAAATCCATCACCTTTTAAAAGAGCCAGGGCGCCATGCCAAAGATGCGGCACTGGGAGGAGGAGATCATGAGGCTGGCCCAGGACAGGAAGGAGATGAAG GTGAAGctgctggagctgcagcagaTGGTATCGGGGCCTGTGGCAACTACAACAATGGGCACAGAAAATTCCTGGCCGCTGCCCAGAACCCTGCTGATGAGCCCGGTCCAGGAGCCCCAGCCCCCCAGGAGCTTGGGGCTGCAGACAAGCATGGTG ATCTTTGTGAGGTGAGCCTCACCACCTCTGCGcaaggagaggccagggagggtcCTCCCTGTGACAACCCTACTGCACAACCGATCGTGCGGGACCACCAGGAGCACCCAGGCTTGGGCAGCATTGGCTGTCTTCCATTCTTTTGCTGGGCTTGGCTGCCGAGAAGAAGGAGataa
- the LOC134736628 gene encoding golgin subfamily A member 8S-like isoform X2, translating to MLQKIILKDNANLEPRKSPSGFLQFKEYWQRNSCRVTAGAKRNRKTNGSIPETATFGGCQSPGDSATGFHGEGPTSSATLKDLESPCQEPAVVWDSRSIKVNELKNTIESLKQQNKELEHQLEEEKKENKKRHQAEWGLKLQIAVLNTEKNELHTDLCRTKGVLRHFEEESKDLAGHLQCSSQCIGELERALSAVATRQKKDISFSSRSRELSWWRLKKSTEEKARLKTQLTRLKELLTQVQSERDQYACQIEGERARWQQSMSKMSQEIDTLKISKNLYTHRVEELQSKLKNQMAEPLPPEPPAVPSEVELQHLRKQLERVAGELQAQVEKNQRASLLNWVQDQSLRKQEERLQEQQKKLQQLAKPQSVFKELELLEAASKQNQQLTTQFGLMALPGEGDGGEPRPMPSVPEDLESGEATISFMDHLEEKADLSELVKKQEIRCHQKIHHLLKEPGRHAKDAALGGGDHEAGPGQEGDEGEAAGAAADGIGACGNYNNGHRKFLAAAQNPADEPGPGAPAPQELGAADKHGDLCEVSLTTSAQGEAREGPPCDNPTAQPIVRDHQEHPGLGSIGCLPFFCWAWLPRRRR from the exons TTTAAAGAATATTGGCAGAGAAACAGCTGTAGAGTTACAGCAGGAGCAAAGAGGAACAGGAAAACAAATGGCAGTATCCCTGAGACAGCCACTTTTGGTGGTTGCCAGTCACCTGGGGAT TCAGCAACAGGTTTCCACGGGGAGGGCCCTACATCATCGGCTACCCTGAAGGATCTGGAG AGCCCGTGCCAAGAACCAGCAGTAGTCTGGGATTCAAGGTCCATAAAAGTCAATGAACTGAAGAACACCATCGAATCTTTG aaacaacagaataaagaattgGAACATCAACTGGAAGAA gaaaagaaagaaaacaagaagagaCACCAGGCCGAATGGGGGCTAAAA CTTCAAATCGCGGTATTGAACACCGAGAAAAATGAGCTCCACACGGACCTGTGTCGGACAAAAGGTGTTCTCAGACACTTTGAAG AAGAGTCCAAGGATCTGGCAGGCCACCTGCAATGCTCATCACAGTGTATTGGGGAGTTGGAGCGGGCTCTCTCTGCTGTCGCCACCAGACAGAAGAAGGATATCAGT TTCTCGAGCCGCAGTAGAGAACTTAGCTGGTGGCGGTTAAAGAAATCCACAGAGGAGAAGGCACGGCTGAAAACACAGCTAACACGG TTGAAGGAGTTGCTGACCCAAGTCCAGTCAGAACGAGATCAATATGCTTGCCAAATAGAAGGAGAGAGGGCCCGGTGGCAGCAGAGTATGAGCAAAATGTCGCAGGAG ATTGACACATTGAAAATCTCAAAAAATCTCTATACGCATCGGGTAGAGGAGCTGCAGTCCAAACTCAAAAATCAGATGG CTGAACCCTTGCCCCCGGAGCCCCCAGCAGTGCCCTCTGAGGTGGAGCTGCAGCACCTGAGGAAGCAACTCGAGAGAGTGGCAGGAGAGCTCCAGGCCCAGGTCGAAAAGAATCAGCGCGCAAGTCTCCTGAACTGGGTCCAAGATCAGAGCCTTCGGAAGCAGGAGGAGAGGCTTCAGGAACAGCAGAAGAAGCTTCAGCAGCTGGCCAAGCCACAGAGCGTCTTCAAGGAGCTG GAGCTCCTGGAAGCTGCCAGCAAGCAGAACCAGCAGCTAACAACCCAGTTTGGCCTCATGGCTCTCCCTGGAGAAG GAGATGGAGGAGAACCTCGGCCCATGCCGAGCGTCCCAGAGGACCTGGAGAGCGGGGAGGCCACG ATCAGCTTTATGGACCACCTGGAGGAGAAGGCAGACCTGAGTGAGCTGGTGAAGAAACAAGAAATACGATGCCATCA GAAAATCCATCACCTTTTAAAAGAGCCAGGGCGCCATGCCAAAGATGCGGCACTGGGAGGAGGAGATCATGAGGCTGGCCCAGGACAGGAAGGAGATGAAG GTGAAGctgctggagctgcagcagaTGGTATCGGGGCCTGTGGCAACTACAACAATGGGCACAGAAAATTCCTGGCCGCTGCCCAGAACCCTGCTGATGAGCCCGGTCCAGGAGCCCCAGCCCCCCAGGAGCTTGGGGCTGCAGACAAGCATGGTG ATCTTTGTGAGGTGAGCCTCACCACCTCTGCGcaaggagaggccagggagggtcCTCCCTGTGACAACCCTACTGCACAACCGATCGTGCGGGACCACCAGGAGCACCCAGGCTTGGGCAGCATTGGCTGTCTTCCATTCTTTTGCTGGGCTTGGCTGCCGAGAAGAAGGAGataa